Proteins from one Mucilaginibacter jinjuensis genomic window:
- a CDS encoding alpha-ketoacid dehydrogenase subunit alpha/beta translates to MNFDRKDLSHDTLLNFYKAIVWPRLIEEKMLVLLRQGRIGKWFSGIGQEAIAVGSTLAMQPDEFILPMHRNLGVFTTRNIPLFNLMAQWQGKAAGFTKGRDRSFHFGTQHYKIVGMISHLGPQMAVATGIALADVLAGRKKATLVFTGEGATSEGDFHEAINVAAVWNLPVIFLIENNGYALSTTTAEQYKCENLIDKAKGYGIEGRQIDGNNLLEVYHTINEIATEIRENPRPVLIECMTFRRRGHEEASGVKYVPPHLFEIWKAKDPVTCFEQFLLDEKILQPSWVSYTFNEFVPKIEAEIEKALNEPAIIPDIQTELDDMYMPHKPVVENSDNASIPKRYMDAVSDAMRLSMRKYPNLVLMGQDIADYGGVFKITDGFMNEFGKARVRNTPLCESAIIGAGLGLSINGYKSVIEMQFADFVSVGFNQIVNNLAKSHYRWGQNADVVIRMPAGAGTGAGPFHSQSNEAWFTKTPGLKVVYPSTPADAKGLLMSAIDDPNPVIYFEHKYLYRTLTDEVPEGDYYVEIGKAKTVREGTDVTIITYGLGVHWALEYANKYPDISIDLIDLRSLQPWDKETAMASVKKTGRALILHEDTLTCGFGAEISATLTEHCFNYLDAPIMRCAGLDTAIPMDAGLEKQFLANSRLEEVMERLLRY, encoded by the coding sequence ATGAATTTCGACCGTAAAGATCTTAGTCATGACACTTTGCTGAACTTTTACAAGGCAATTGTGTGGCCAAGGCTTATAGAAGAAAAAATGCTGGTGCTTTTACGCCAGGGTCGCATTGGTAAGTGGTTTTCGGGCATTGGTCAGGAAGCCATTGCTGTTGGCAGTACGCTTGCCATGCAGCCGGATGAATTCATATTACCCATGCACCGTAACCTGGGGGTATTTACCACGCGCAATATACCTTTATTTAATTTGATGGCGCAATGGCAGGGTAAAGCTGCAGGTTTTACCAAAGGGCGAGACCGCTCGTTCCATTTCGGTACACAGCATTATAAAATTGTAGGGATGATCTCGCACCTCGGCCCGCAAATGGCGGTAGCCACCGGTATTGCCCTTGCCGATGTTTTAGCTGGTCGGAAGAAAGCCACATTGGTTTTTACCGGCGAGGGTGCTACCAGTGAAGGCGACTTTCACGAGGCTATTAACGTGGCTGCTGTATGGAACCTGCCGGTGATATTTCTGATAGAAAATAATGGTTATGCACTATCAACCACAACTGCCGAGCAATATAAATGCGAGAACCTGATTGATAAGGCTAAAGGTTATGGAATAGAAGGTAGGCAGATTGATGGGAATAACCTGCTTGAGGTTTACCATACTATTAATGAAATTGCAACGGAGATCAGAGAAAATCCTCGTCCGGTATTGATTGAGTGTATGACTTTCCGTCGACGCGGTCATGAAGAAGCTTCTGGCGTAAAATATGTACCGCCGCATTTGTTCGAGATCTGGAAGGCCAAAGACCCGGTAACTTGTTTCGAACAATTTTTGCTTGATGAAAAAATATTACAGCCCAGTTGGGTGAGCTATACCTTCAACGAATTTGTGCCGAAGATAGAAGCCGAAATAGAAAAGGCTTTAAACGAACCGGCGATTATTCCTGATATACAAACGGAACTGGATGATATGTACATGCCGCATAAGCCAGTTGTGGAAAATAGCGATAACGCAAGTATTCCTAAACGTTACATGGATGCCGTTAGCGATGCCATGCGCCTATCAATGCGGAAATATCCCAACCTGGTATTAATGGGGCAGGATATTGCAGACTATGGCGGTGTGTTTAAAATTACAGACGGTTTTATGAACGAGTTTGGTAAAGCCCGTGTACGTAATACTCCTTTGTGCGAATCGGCTATAATAGGAGCTGGATTGGGCTTATCTATCAACGGATATAAATCGGTTATAGAAATGCAGTTTGCCGATTTTGTAAGTGTTGGCTTTAACCAGATTGTAAATAACCTGGCGAAATCACACTACCGCTGGGGGCAAAACGCCGACGTAGTAATTCGTATGCCAGCCGGTGCGGGGACTGGGGCGGGGCCATTCCATTCGCAAAGTAATGAAGCATGGTTTACCAAGACTCCCGGATTAAAAGTAGTTTATCCATCAACTCCGGCAGATGCTAAGGGCTTGTTGATGTCGGCCATTGATGACCCGAATCCGGTAATCTATTTCGAACATAAATACCTGTATCGTACTTTAACGGACGAGGTACCTGAAGGCGATTACTACGTAGAAATAGGCAAAGCCAAAACAGTGCGGGAAGGTACAGATGTAACTATTATAACCTACGGCCTCGGTGTACATTGGGCTTTAGAGTATGCCAATAAGTATCCGGATATTTCCATCGATCTCATCGATCTGCGCAGCCTTCAACCCTGGGATAAAGAAACGGCAATGGCCAGTGTTAAAAAAACGGGGCGTGCACTGATTCTCCATGAAGATACCCTTACCTGTGGTTTCGGCGCAGAAATTTCGGCCACGCTAACAGAGCATTGCTTTAACTACTTAGATGCCCCTATTATGCGTTGTGCAGGTTTAGATACTGCCATACCAATGGATGCCGGTTTAGAAAAACAGTTTCTGGCTAATTCGAGGTTAGAGGAAGTGATGGAGAGGTTATTGAGGTATTAA
- a CDS encoding DUF4198 domain-containing protein, with protein sequence MKKPLLILLFLTCTIGSAFSQTGYFLLPENFYPQKGEDLNLHLLSGNAFSSGSEQQFDAQNTMKAMLFDGGKPTDLSALFKQKNVPVLTSKLSNTGMVLLTVVEQQIADISRKKYVNYLTDNGLDKIADGLKQFQQSFRQKTICTAKTLVAVEKNGGSVQEKPLKEDYELILKQNPYKGSYGDDITAVLLFKGQPIKGEKVTLIVRTPKGTEFPQLLATDETGSVFIKLSREGTYMLQSIHIEAAKDQQAADFDAWQTSFTFAFSSTNTQPNTYKEFGMGNVH encoded by the coding sequence ATGAAAAAACCTTTACTTATACTGCTGTTTTTAACCTGTACTATCGGCTCTGCCTTTAGCCAAACCGGCTATTTTTTATTGCCCGAAAACTTCTACCCGCAAAAAGGCGAAGACTTAAACCTTCACTTATTAAGCGGAAATGCTTTTAGTAGTGGATCTGAGCAACAATTTGATGCACAAAATACAATGAAAGCGATGTTGTTTGATGGCGGGAAGCCAACAGATCTTAGTGCTTTATTCAAACAAAAGAATGTGCCCGTTTTAACCAGTAAGCTATCAAACACAGGTATGGTTCTTTTAACCGTGGTTGAACAGCAAATTGCAGACATCAGCCGAAAAAAATATGTTAATTATTTAACTGATAACGGCCTCGATAAAATTGCCGACGGCTTGAAACAGTTTCAGCAAAGTTTCAGGCAAAAAACTATCTGTACTGCCAAAACATTGGTAGCCGTTGAAAAAAACGGTGGTAGTGTACAAGAGAAACCTTTGAAAGAAGACTATGAGCTGATTTTAAAGCAAAACCCCTACAAAGGCAGTTATGGCGATGATATTACCGCGGTATTGCTTTTTAAAGGCCAGCCCATTAAAGGCGAAAAGGTAACATTAATAGTGCGCACACCTAAGGGGACTGAGTTTCCTCAGCTTTTAGCTACCGACGAAACGGGTTCTGTATTTATCAAATTAAGCCGTGAGGGCACGTATATGTTACAGTCTATCCATATCGAAGCTGCTAAAGATCAGCAAGCAGCTGATTTTGATGCATGGCAAACCTCATTCACCTTTGCATTTAGCAGTACCAATACCCAACCTAACACTTACAAAGAGTTTGGCATGGGTAACGTACACTAA
- a CDS encoding dihydrofolate reductase family protein, with translation MRKVILNLAVSLDGFIEGPNGEYDWCLMDQDYGLTEFWDSIDTLFVGRKSYELLTNTGEISHFSSAKMYVFSDTLAEVQHDNVEIISGANLVEDVNAIKNQEGKSIWFFGGASLLSSFMANGLVDEFLLSIHPILLGGGKALFQSITERTDLQLVETIPYSSGLVQLRYQLLPKFDLNNIAGADY, from the coding sequence ATGCGTAAAGTAATATTAAACCTGGCTGTAAGCCTCGATGGTTTTATTGAAGGACCTAATGGTGAATACGATTGGTGCCTGATGGATCAGGATTACGGCCTAACAGAGTTTTGGGATAGTATTGACACCTTATTTGTGGGCCGAAAAAGCTACGAACTGTTGACCAATACAGGCGAGATAAGTCATTTCAGTTCTGCTAAAATGTATGTGTTTTCGGATACGCTTGCCGAAGTACAACACGATAATGTAGAGATAATTTCGGGCGCAAACCTGGTTGAAGATGTAAACGCGATTAAAAACCAGGAGGGTAAAAGCATTTGGTTTTTTGGAGGGGCATCTTTATTAAGCAGTTTTATGGCAAATGGCTTGGTTGATGAGTTTTTGCTTTCTATCCACCCGATACTATTGGGTGGGGGCAAAGCATTGTTTCAATCAATTACCGAACGTACCGACCTGCAACTGGTTGAAACAATACCTTATTCGAGCGGGTTGGTACAACTGAGGTACCAATTACTCCCCAAATTCGATCTTAATAATATAGCCGGGGCCGATTATTAG